The following DNA comes from Methanosarcina vacuolata Z-761.
CGCCTGATTTTTATGCCCAGAAGATTATCAAGTGGCGCTGGATCATTTACCCCTGGGCAAGGTATGAGGACCTGGCAGGGTTTGCAGAAAAAATTATTCAGAACTGGACTCTCGATCTCTCTCAAATTATAGCCGAGTTTAAGCACAGGTATGAGCTGGATCTCAAGGAAACTGAACTTTTAGAAATTCTTGATGATCTTGCTGAAAGAGGTGAGCTTGAAAGCACAGAACTGGACAACAGAAAGTTATGGAGCCTCAAGCAATAGACACTTCAGGAAAAAAGTTCTAATCAAAAAATCAGATCTGCCGAATTAACGTATCAATCGAATTAACGTATCAGTCGAATTAATGTATCAATCGAATTAATGTATCAATCGAATTAATGTATCAATCGAATTAATGTATCAATCGAATTAATGTATCAATCGAATTAACATATCAATCGAATTAACATATCAATCGAATTAACATATCAATCGAATTAACATATCAATCGAATTAACATATCAATCGAATTAACATATCAATCGAATTAACGGACCTGTAGAAGTGACAGCTCCCGCCAATGAATTGATGGGCATCTACGGAATTTCAACCGATGCAAGACAGACGCGCATTCATCCTACGTTTGAAAACGCGGGGATTCTGTTTCGATGTTGTAATAAACAGTATGAAATTTGTAGTTATGAGGATATGATAAACATACCTCATTTAGAGCTTCAAAATTCCCAGATCAAGGCTCAGGGACACCACTATTGCAACAATTGAAAGCACTGAAATGATAAGGTAATTTGCACGTTCTTTTGATACCGAAAGGCTGCACAGCAGATATTCCAGTCCTTCCAGGTCTTTATCTGAAAGTTTCTGCCGATTCCTGACTTTTTCCAGCAGGTCCAGGTTTTTGACAACGACAAACCTTCTCTTTGCAATATGGTATCTGTGTGTGAAGAACCAGAGGTAACCCACTACTCCAATATACCAGATTGCTTTTCCCCAGAATGCGCTGTAATGATCAGCTATAATTATACTTCTTAACAGGATGGCAGAAATCAACCCTACGTAAAAGTATAAATTGATTACAGGCATCCCATATCTATGGGGGACTTCAAATGTCGGAGTTTCATATTTTAACTCGTTCATGGTTCTTCTACCTGATTACTAAAGTTGTTAATAAATAACTGTAAATAAAGAAAAAGGAGATGCAGTTTAAAGAGCATCTCCGTCTCTTTCTCCAGTTCTTATTCTGACTACGGTTTCTATAGGGGTAACAAATATCTTCCCGTCTCCAATTTCTCCAGTATACGCTGACCTCTGAATAATTTTCACAATATCTTCAATTTTTTCTTCAGGTGCTGCGATCTCTATTTTGGTTTTGGGGAGAAGATCCACACAATATTTCTTACCTCTCCACTGCTGTACGATTCCTTTCTGCTGTCCACGTCCTTTGACATCAGTTACTGTCAGGCTAGGATACCCGGCTTCTT
Coding sequences within:
- a CDS encoding P-II family nitrogen regulator — encoded protein: MTKMCKIEAIIKPMKLHEVKDALEEAGYPSLTVTDVKGRGQQKGIVQQWRGKKYCVDLLPKTKIEIAAPEEKIEDIVKIIQRSAYTGEIGDGKIFVTPIETVVRIRTGERDGDAL